The Methylomusa anaerophila genome has a segment encoding these proteins:
- the rpsK gene encoding 30S ribosomal protein S11 yields MATKKVVRPKRKERKNIEHGVAHIRSTFNNTIVTITDTRGNALSWASAGGLGFRGSRKSTPFAAQMAAETAAKAAMEHGLKQVEVFVKGPGAGREAAIRSLQAAGLEVNMIKDVTPIPHNGCRPPKRRRV; encoded by the coding sequence TTGGCTACTAAGAAAGTTGTCAGACCTAAACGTAAAGAACGTAAAAATATCGAACACGGTGTGGCTCATATCCGCTCTACTTTCAATAATACCATCGTAACCATTACCGACACCAGGGGAAATGCCCTCTCCTGGGCCAGCGCCGGCGGGCTTGGCTTCCGGGGTTCCCGTAAAAGCACGCCTTTTGCCGCCCAAATGGCGGCGGAAACCGCTGCCAAAGCAGCAATGGAGCATGGCTTGAAACAAGTGGAGGTATTTGTAAAAGGACCTGGTGCCGGCCGGGAAGCCGCCATCCGTTCACTGCAGGCAGCAGGCCTGGAAGTAAATATGATTAAAGACGTAACACCCATTCCTCATAATGGTTGCCGTCCGCCAAAAAGAAGAAGAGTATAG
- the rpsD gene encoding 30S ribosomal protein S4 yields the protein MAKYTGPVCRLCRREGAKLYLKGDRCYSDKCSFTDRGFAPGQHGATQTRKKVSEYGIQLREKQKTRRVYGILERQFRSYFDKAERQKGITGENLLILLERRLDNVVYRLGLAESRNQARQLVRHGHFTVNGHRVNIPSYLVKVGDVVAVKEGSKESPLVKSVAEALSRKTAPAWLEVSADDLNGKIVRYPTREEIDIPIQEHLIVELYSR from the coding sequence ATGGCAAAGTATACAGGTCCTGTTTGTAGATTATGCCGCCGGGAAGGCGCGAAATTATATCTTAAAGGCGACAGATGTTATAGTGATAAATGCTCCTTCACCGATCGCGGTTTTGCACCGGGACAACATGGTGCAACCCAAACCCGGAAGAAAGTTTCCGAATACGGCATTCAGCTCCGGGAGAAACAAAAAACCCGCCGGGTTTACGGTATACTGGAGCGGCAATTCCGGTCTTACTTTGATAAAGCTGAACGTCAAAAAGGCATTACCGGTGAAAATCTGCTCATTCTCTTGGAAAGAAGACTGGATAACGTTGTTTATCGCCTGGGGCTGGCTGAAAGCCGCAATCAGGCCCGGCAACTGGTCCGTCACGGCCATTTCACTGTTAACGGCCACCGGGTAAACATTCCGTCTTACCTCGTTAAAGTTGGCGATGTAGTGGCTGTTAAAGAAGGCAGCAAGGAGTCGCCGCTTGTTAAATCCGTTGCTGAGGCGCTGAGCCGAAAAACAGCTCCGGCTTGGCTGGAAGTTTCGGCTGACGACCTTAACGGCAAGATTGTACGCTACCCCACCCGGGAGGAAATTGATATTCCTATCCAGGAGCATTTGATTGTAGAATTGTATTCAAGATAA
- a CDS encoding DNA-directed RNA polymerase subunit alpha — translation MIEIEKPKIEIVEISDDNRYGKFVWEPLDRGFGITLGNSLRRVLLSSLPGAAVTSVKIEGVLHEFSTIPDVREDVTDIILNLKELCLKTYTDEPKVLRIEVEGDAEVKAEDIITDPDVEILNPELHIATIGQGGRLFMELYVERGKGYVPADKNKKSDHVIGVIPVDSIFSPIVRVNYNITDTRVGNVTNYDKLTLEVWTDGSMRPEEAVSKAAGIMVSHLKMFQNIAGEPPEEDAEQGNISEEPAEGKNRTMEMTIEDLDLSVRSYNCLKRAGINTVAELVQKSEEDMMKVRNLGRKSLEEVKKKLIEMGLALAETEE, via the coding sequence ATGATTGAAATCGAAAAACCGAAGATCGAAATAGTAGAAATAAGTGACGACAATCGTTATGGCAAATTTGTGTGGGAACCGTTGGATAGAGGATTTGGCATCACTTTGGGCAACAGCCTCCGGCGGGTACTTTTATCCTCATTGCCGGGTGCTGCCGTCACGAGTGTCAAAATTGAGGGTGTGCTACACGAATTTTCTACTATACCTGATGTTCGGGAGGACGTCACCGACATTATTTTGAACCTTAAAGAACTGTGTCTAAAAACTTACACTGACGAACCTAAGGTGCTCAGGATCGAAGTAGAAGGAGACGCGGAAGTCAAAGCAGAGGATATTATTACCGATCCTGATGTGGAAATTCTAAACCCGGAACTTCACATTGCAACTATCGGGCAAGGTGGAAGATTATTTATGGAGCTTTATGTCGAGCGAGGCAAAGGTTATGTGCCTGCCGACAAAAACAAGAAATCCGACCATGTAATCGGGGTCATCCCGGTTGATTCCATCTTTTCTCCTATCGTTCGTGTGAACTACAACATCACAGATACCCGTGTAGGTAATGTAACCAACTATGACAAACTGACTTTGGAAGTATGGACTGATGGCAGTATGCGTCCCGAGGAAGCGGTCAGCAAAGCCGCCGGTATCATGGTGTCGCACTTGAAGATGTTTCAAAATATTGCCGGCGAACCGCCCGAAGAGGATGCGGAGCAAGGAAATATTTCCGAAGAGCCGGCCGAGGGCAAGAATCGCACAATGGAAATGACCATTGAAGATCTTGATCTCTCGGTACGTTCCTATAATTGCTTAAAACGAGCAGGTATCAATACAGTGGCTGAGCTTGTGCAAAAGTCGGAGGAAGACATGATGAAAGTTCGCAACTTGGGGCGCAAGTCACTGGAAGAAGTTAAGAAAAAGCTCATTGAAATGGGGCTTGCATTAGCTGAAACTGAAGAGTAA
- the rplQ gene encoding 50S ribosomal protein L17 yields MFYRKLGRDTSARRALFRSILTSFFAYERIETTEAKAKELSGLADRMITLAKRGDLHARRQVLSYLMDEEVVKKLFEQIAPKYTDRQGGYTRIMKLGPRRGDAAPMAIIELV; encoded by the coding sequence TTGTTCTATAGAAAGTTAGGACGGGACACAAGCGCTCGCAGAGCGCTGTTTCGCAGTATTTTGACTTCCTTCTTTGCATACGAGCGTATTGAAACAACCGAAGCCAAAGCCAAGGAACTCAGCGGCCTTGCCGACAGAATGATTACTTTGGCCAAACGAGGCGACTTGCATGCACGTCGCCAAGTGTTATCATACCTCATGGACGAAGAAGTTGTTAAAAAGCTTTTTGAACAAATTGCACCGAAATATACCGACCGTCAAGGCGGTTATACCCGGATTATGAAACTTGGTCCGCGGCGGGGCGATGCCGCACCGATGGCGATTATTGAACTGGTTTAG
- a CDS encoding energy-coupling factor transporter ATPase, with amino-acid sequence MGEIIKIENLCHTYTGYEGREVPALADISLSIAKGEFAAIIGTNGSGKSTLAKHLNALLLPTGGRCLVDGMDTADNDKLWSIRQMVGMVFQNPDNQIVAAVVEEDVAFGPENLGIIPSEIVKRVSDALRAVGMEEYRQHGPHLLSGGQKQRVAIAGVLAMRPECLVLDEPTAMLDPQGRKEVLETVHKLNKKEGITVIYITHFMEEAVTADRVIVMEAGRIVDQGPPAVIFSNVKKLKDIGLDVPVAAEVSQLLRQAGVPLPDNLTTDDELVVALCP; translated from the coding sequence ATGGGAGAAATCATTAAAATTGAAAACTTGTGCCACACCTACACCGGTTATGAAGGCCGGGAGGTGCCGGCGCTTGCCGATATAAGCCTTTCCATTGCCAAAGGTGAGTTTGCGGCGATTATCGGGACCAATGGGTCTGGTAAATCGACGCTGGCTAAACATCTGAATGCTTTATTATTGCCTACTGGCGGCAGGTGCCTGGTAGATGGCATGGACACTGCCGATAACGATAAGCTTTGGTCCATACGGCAAATGGTTGGTATGGTGTTTCAGAATCCGGATAACCAGATTGTTGCCGCCGTTGTGGAAGAAGATGTTGCATTTGGTCCGGAAAACTTAGGAATCATACCGTCTGAGATCGTGAAACGAGTCAGCGATGCCCTTAGGGCCGTAGGCATGGAAGAATACCGGCAGCACGGACCCCATTTATTGTCCGGCGGCCAGAAGCAACGAGTAGCCATTGCCGGCGTGCTGGCCATGCGGCCGGAATGTCTGGTACTGGATGAACCAACGGCCATGCTGGACCCGCAGGGACGGAAGGAAGTTCTGGAAACAGTTCACAAACTGAATAAAAAAGAAGGCATCACCGTAATATATATTACTCATTTCATGGAAGAAGCGGTTACCGCCGACCGGGTGATTGTGATGGAGGCAGGCAGGATTGTCGATCAAGGCCCGCCTGCCGTTATTTTCAGCAATGTAAAAAAACTGAAAGACATTGGCCTTGATGTTCCCGTTGCGGCTGAAGTCAGTCAGCTGTTGCGCCAGGCAGGAGTTCCTTTGCCTGACAACCTGACTACCGACGACGAACTGGTGGTGGCTTTATGTCCATAG
- a CDS encoding energy-coupling factor transporter ATPase, translating into MSIVFENVTYTYMPGTPYQRTAITNINLTILPGEFLGIIGHTGSGKSTLVQHMNGLINPTAGKVLVNGVDLSEKSQAVKETRRKVGMVFQYPEHQLFEETVYEDIAFGPRNLGLADEEVKRRVCRAMDFVGLDFEKFKKRSPFNLSGGQMRRVAIAGVIALEPEYLALDEPSAGLDPRGRDEIFGQVMKLHQATGVTVILVSHNMDDVARMANRIIVMNHGEISLDGPPREIFKSGRDKIHAAGVDVPPVTALLNKLNERGLPVNDDALTVEEAVKSILAVPRGQKKC; encoded by the coding sequence ATGTCCATAGTCTTTGAAAACGTAACCTACACATATATGCCGGGCACTCCCTACCAGCGAACAGCCATAACCAATATCAACCTGACAATACTGCCGGGTGAATTTTTAGGTATTATTGGGCATACCGGATCGGGAAAATCCACCCTGGTTCAGCATATGAACGGTCTTATCAATCCTACAGCGGGGAAAGTGCTGGTCAACGGGGTTGACCTGTCAGAGAAAAGTCAGGCGGTGAAAGAAACCAGGCGCAAAGTCGGCATGGTGTTTCAATACCCTGAACACCAGCTGTTTGAAGAAACCGTTTATGAAGATATCGCCTTTGGCCCACGGAACCTGGGACTTGCCGATGAGGAAGTGAAGCGGCGGGTTTGCCGGGCAATGGATTTTGTCGGTCTTGACTTTGAAAAATTTAAAAAGAGGTCGCCGTTTAATTTAAGCGGCGGCCAAATGCGGCGGGTGGCGATTGCGGGAGTAATTGCTCTGGAGCCGGAGTATCTGGCCCTTGACGAACCATCTGCCGGCCTTGACCCCCGGGGCCGGGATGAAATTTTCGGCCAGGTAATGAAACTCCACCAGGCAACAGGAGTAACCGTGATCCTGGTTTCACACAACATGGACGATGTGGCCCGTATGGCAAACCGGATAATTGTCATGAATCACGGCGAAATAAGCTTAGATGGTCCGCCGCGGGAAATATTCAAAAGCGGGCGGGATAAAATTCACGCTGCCGGCGTGGACGTACCGCCGGTTACCGCCCTCTTAAATAAATTAAATGAGCGGGGCCTGCCTGTTAACGATGATGCCCTCACCGTGGAAGAGGCTGTTAAATCCATACTCGCGGTGCCGAGGGGGCAGAAAAAATGCTGA
- a CDS encoding energy-coupling factor transporter transmembrane component T family protein, translated as MLKDITLGQYFPGRSYIHRLDPRTKILAVIAYIGSVFLAENYLAYAILTAFAAFVVLVSAIPFRLVLRSIKPLWIIVVLTLLIHVFSTPGNVLYHLGPLTATAEGVRQGIMMSLRLVLLITVSSLLTFTTSPISLTDGIERLLNPFRRLGLPAHELAMMMTIALRFIPTLLEEADRIMKAQMARGADFGSGNILKRAQSLIPLLVPLFISAFRRADELAVAMEARCYRGGENRTRMKELKISAGDWIAGGMLALLVAILFVLKYIVSINN; from the coding sequence ATGCTGAAAGACATTACTCTCGGGCAGTATTTTCCCGGCCGGTCCTATATCCACCGCCTGGACCCCCGGACTAAGATCTTAGCGGTTATTGCCTACATCGGCAGCGTTTTTCTGGCGGAAAACTATCTTGCTTATGCTATTTTGACTGCCTTTGCCGCGTTTGTTGTGCTTGTATCCGCCATTCCCTTCCGGCTGGTACTCCGGTCAATTAAACCGCTGTGGATTATTGTAGTTCTTACGCTATTGATCCATGTATTTTCAACCCCGGGAAATGTCCTGTATCATCTGGGACCCCTCACGGCAACAGCAGAAGGTGTACGGCAGGGCATCATGATGTCTCTGCGTCTGGTGTTACTTATTACAGTGTCTTCGCTGTTGACATTTACCACTTCACCCATTTCCTTAACAGATGGCATTGAGAGACTGCTGAATCCCTTCCGGCGGCTTGGGCTTCCAGCCCATGAACTGGCAATGATGATGACGATTGCTCTTCGGTTTATTCCCACCTTGCTGGAGGAAGCCGACCGGATTATGAAAGCGCAAATGGCAAGGGGAGCCGACTTTGGCTCCGGTAATATTCTTAAGCGGGCCCAAAGCCTGATTCCTCTGTTGGTACCGCTGTTCATCAGTGCCTTCCGGCGAGCCGATGAATTAGCCGTCGCCATGGAAGCAAGATGTTATCGCGGCGGGGAGAACCGCACCCGGATGAAGGAACTGAAAATTAGCGCCGGCGATTGGATTGCCGGCGGGATGTTGGCGCTGTTAGTTGCTATTTTGTTTGTTCTTAAGTATATTGTTAGTATTAACAATTAA
- the truA gene encoding tRNA pseudouridine(38-40) synthase TruA — translation MEVFKLSGGQTRNIKLTLAYDGTHYHGFQRQKNALTIQQVVEERLAKLFGHELKINGSGRTDTGVHAYGQAVNFYTGGTVPTCRIPIAAKGLLPPDIVIIDAEDVPREFHARFWAKSKIYRYRLLNQPLLNPFERNYAWHFPEKLDWQLMQEAAQLIAGTHDFSAFRATGSVPVNPVRTILAVECRRRRETIIEFEFWGTGFLYHMVRNLVGTLVEVGRTRMTVDEFSAILAGRDRKAAGITAPPQGLYLVEVKY, via the coding sequence ATGGAGGTGTTTAAGCTGTCTGGCGGTCAAACCCGTAACATAAAGCTTACCCTTGCTTATGATGGTACACACTACCATGGGTTTCAGCGGCAAAAAAACGCCCTCACCATTCAACAGGTAGTAGAAGAAAGACTTGCTAAATTATTTGGTCATGAGCTTAAAATAAACGGATCGGGCCGTACCGACACCGGGGTCCATGCCTATGGACAAGCTGTCAATTTTTACACCGGCGGAACTGTCCCAACCTGCCGGATTCCCATAGCGGCTAAGGGGCTCTTGCCACCGGATATTGTTATTATTGACGCTGAGGATGTGCCCCGGGAATTTCACGCCCGGTTTTGGGCGAAGAGCAAGATTTACCGTTATCGGCTGCTGAATCAGCCGCTGCTGAATCCTTTTGAACGAAACTATGCTTGGCACTTTCCCGAAAAACTCGATTGGCAGCTCATGCAGGAAGCTGCCCAGTTAATCGCCGGCACGCATGATTTCTCAGCCTTCCGTGCGACCGGCAGCGTTCCGGTCAACCCGGTACGCACAATCTTGGCGGTAGAGTGCCGCCGCCGCCGGGAGACAATAATTGAATTTGAATTTTGGGGAACCGGCTTCCTCTACCACATGGTGCGCAATTTGGTCGGTACCCTGGTAGAAGTCGGGCGAACCCGTATGACTGTAGACGAATTTTCGGCTATTCTGGCCGGACGGGACCGGAAGGCGGCCGGAATCACGGCGCCGCCCCAGGGACTGTATCTTGTGGAAGTTAAGTATTAA
- a CDS encoding VWA domain-containing protein: MEYLIFDIARILRQSGINVSTREIADSIQALQLLNATQMDKYALYNLLNGTMLKTEWGAGYLQRLIELYLEPDPEIMADRAGVLPLKSSLPGEAGYGEGGSGGTSGGSPLQLLIEAVLNRETDLLYSSVKRHMQGIEDISENQEEALASLKQGSGWFEVYGRIEEDYRCGRISAAEYQCAQNSLALWENFFIAEIERLQARVMSRDYLSRLMKRQNPWQSNILDSDAPLDIMSREVAKLAKRLAVKKGRRRQVSIQGRITISKSIKQAMKTGGISFKLVRTARKPSKPDLCLLCDVSNSVRRFSYFMLLFVYALQKRCSSIRSFLFIDEVLEVTDYFKEQDAGSALAAIGRLKGFNCTGFSHYGKVLHQFAGRYLEVLNKSTTVLILGDAKNNRNTVDGSEVLYKIRENAKALYWLNPLAKELWDRDDCIMEKYRPGCTGMYPCANIEQLERFVAAIL, encoded by the coding sequence GTGGAATATTTAATCTTTGATATTGCCAGGATACTCCGGCAGTCAGGCATAAATGTCAGCACCCGGGAAATTGCCGACAGCATACAGGCGCTGCAACTGCTGAACGCCACGCAAATGGACAAATACGCTTTATATAATTTGTTAAATGGGACAATGCTCAAAACCGAATGGGGTGCCGGTTATCTGCAGCGGCTTATTGAACTTTATCTGGAGCCGGATCCGGAAATTATGGCAGACCGCGCCGGTGTACTCCCACTTAAAAGTTCTTTGCCGGGGGAAGCCGGCTATGGCGAGGGCGGTTCCGGCGGAACAAGCGGCGGCTCGCCGCTGCAGCTGCTGATCGAGGCGGTATTAAACCGGGAAACGGATTTGCTTTATTCCAGTGTCAAAAGACATATGCAGGGGATAGAGGATATCAGCGAGAATCAGGAGGAGGCCCTTGCCTCCCTTAAGCAGGGCAGCGGCTGGTTTGAGGTATACGGCCGCATTGAGGAAGATTACCGCTGTGGCCGGATTTCAGCGGCTGAGTATCAGTGTGCGCAGAACAGCCTGGCCTTATGGGAGAATTTTTTTATTGCGGAAATAGAGCGTTTGCAGGCGCGGGTGATGAGCCGGGATTATCTAAGCCGGCTAATGAAGCGGCAGAATCCCTGGCAGAGCAATATTCTTGACAGCGATGCCCCTTTAGATATCATGTCCCGCGAGGTGGCGAAGCTGGCGAAAAGGCTGGCGGTAAAAAAAGGCCGGCGCCGGCAGGTATCGATTCAGGGCAGGATTACTATCAGCAAAAGCATAAAACAGGCGATGAAAACAGGCGGTATATCCTTTAAGCTGGTCAGGACGGCAAGGAAACCGTCCAAGCCCGATCTTTGCCTGCTATGCGATGTGTCCAATTCGGTGCGGCGGTTCAGTTATTTTATGTTGTTGTTTGTGTATGCTTTACAGAAGAGATGTTCCAGTATCCGCTCATTTCTGTTTATTGATGAAGTGCTGGAAGTGACCGATTATTTCAAAGAACAGGATGCCGGCAGCGCCCTGGCAGCCATCGGCAGACTGAAAGGCTTTAACTGTACCGGTTTTTCTCATTATGGTAAAGTGCTGCATCAGTTTGCCGGCCGTTACCTGGAAGTATTGAATAAAAGCACCACCGTCCTGATTCTGGGAGATGCCAAAAATAACCGGAATACGGTGGACGGCAGCGAAGTTTTATATAAAATCAGGGAAAATGCCAAAGCTCTGTATTGGCTCAACCCGTTAGCCAAAGAATTATGGGACCGCGATGACTGCATTATGGAAAAGTACCGTCCAGGCTGTACCGGTATGTACCCCTGCGCCAATATTGAACAACTGGAGCGGTTTGTTGCCGCAATTTTATAA
- a CDS encoding AAA family ATPase, which yields MVNGWDEIKLGLKQQGYIADDNTAMLLRISMLLNKPILIEGPAGAGKTELAKAWSHYLDRRLIRLQCYEGIDETKALYDWNYQKQLLYIQSQGTDRQDWAGMSQNIYTREFLLARPLLEAISSTAAAVLLIDEIDKSDEEFESFLLEILSDWQISIPETGTVTAASIPSVILTSNNTRRLSHALRRRCLYLYLDYPHEQRELEILKMYFPVLNDDLGKQAVAFVRRVRLEKLKKHPSISEVIDWVTVLDHMGVRELSPDLLVNTVNILLKYREDCLAITEKIGQKDWLRGIFNL from the coding sequence ATGGTGAACGGCTGGGATGAAATAAAGCTGGGCTTGAAGCAGCAAGGATACATTGCCGACGACAATACGGCAATGCTTCTCCGGATATCCATGCTGCTGAACAAACCCATATTGATAGAGGGACCGGCGGGAGCAGGCAAAACGGAATTGGCAAAGGCCTGGAGTCATTATCTGGACCGGCGCCTTATCCGGCTGCAATGTTATGAGGGGATTGACGAAACGAAAGCTTTGTATGACTGGAATTATCAGAAACAACTGCTATATATCCAGTCCCAGGGGACAGACCGGCAAGACTGGGCCGGTATGAGCCAGAATATTTACACCAGGGAGTTTTTGCTGGCAAGACCTCTACTGGAGGCCATCAGCAGTACCGCCGCCGCCGTCCTGCTCATTGATGAAATCGACAAAAGTGATGAAGAATTCGAAAGTTTCCTGCTGGAAATTCTTTCCGACTGGCAAATATCCATTCCGGAGACAGGCACCGTAACCGCCGCCAGCATTCCCTCCGTCATTCTTACCAGCAATAATACGCGCCGGTTAAGTCACGCTCTGCGCCGCCGCTGTTTATACTTATATCTGGATTATCCCCACGAACAGCGCGAACTGGAAATCCTGAAGATGTATTTTCCCGTGCTTAACGATGATTTGGGAAAACAGGCCGTAGCTTTTGTCAGACGGGTACGGCTGGAAAAATTGAAAAAGCATCCCAGCATTAGTGAAGTAATTGACTGGGTAACCGTTCTGGACCATATGGGCGTGCGGGAGCTTTCCCCCGATTTGCTGGTAAATACGGTAAATATCCTCTTGAAATACCGGGAAGATTGTCTGGCAATTACTGAAAAAATCGGTCAAAAGGACTGGTTGCGTGGAATATTTAATCTTTGA
- a CDS encoding carbonic anhydrase, producing MGTLIKISSQEDIFPEYRGTPIELLLGYHNLNWEYSQYTEAQMLIGMCMDHRKHLRIPENFAYIIRSGGANLRYTEFKVSYAIAVGGVRYIVVIAHNNCGMVNLMSKQKAFIQGLTESAGWKKEWAEEHFRYFAPMFEIGNEIDFVLSESKRLKLRYPKIEVAPMYYRLDDNKLYLIKED from the coding sequence ATGGGTACTCTTATTAAAATATCGTCCCAAGAAGATATTTTCCCGGAATATAGGGGAACGCCTATTGAATTATTACTTGGCTATCATAATTTAAACTGGGAGTATTCACAATATACAGAAGCACAAATGCTAATTGGCATGTGTATGGATCACCGGAAACATCTCCGTATACCAGAAAACTTTGCTTATATTATCCGTAGTGGTGGCGCTAATCTCCGCTATACTGAATTTAAGGTTTCTTATGCTATTGCGGTTGGAGGCGTGAGGTATATTGTAGTTATCGCCCATAATAACTGCGGTATGGTCAATTTGATGTCTAAGCAAAAAGCCTTTATACAAGGTTTAACGGAAAGCGCCGGCTGGAAAAAAGAGTGGGCGGAAGAACATTTTAGATATTTCGCACCCATGTTTGAAATTGGCAACGAGATTGATTTTGTACTAAGTGAATCTAAAAGATTAAAACTGCGTTATCCCAAAATTGAAGTTGCGCCTATGTATTATCGGCTAGATGATAATAAGCTCTATTTGATAAAAGAGGATTAA
- a CDS encoding ABC transporter substrate-binding protein, with product MRKTGFKAAAVLVVVIMLGSLLAGCGSSQDANIVKIGLLNELTGGNATFGTSAANGAKMAIKEANAKGGVLGKQIQAVVADNKSEPSEAANAMTKLATQDGVAAVTGIFASSNAIAASSVAEANRIPFLAVGATNPKVTVDEKSGKVKNYTFRVCFIDPFQGTVGANFVLNTLQAKKAALLVDNSSDYSKGLAAFFKDAFTKGGGSILAEEAYLQKDQDFKTILTKVKALNAEVLYVPGYYEEVGKIVKQAREMGITVPIVGGDGWDSPKLVEMGTAAALNKTYFTNHYSVDDSSPVSKAFVEAYKKEYGQVPDALAVLGYDAANLLIDAIKRANSSEKEKIQAALAATKDYPAITGSTTLNATHDAEKSAVIIEMKDGKQVFKATVKP from the coding sequence ATGAGAAAAACAGGTTTTAAAGCGGCGGCGGTGTTGGTTGTTGTGATAATGCTGGGAAGCTTGCTGGCAGGCTGCGGCAGCAGCCAGGATGCCAATATCGTTAAAATCGGCCTTTTAAATGAACTGACCGGCGGCAATGCCACATTTGGTACTTCAGCTGCGAACGGCGCGAAAATGGCCATTAAGGAAGCCAACGCCAAAGGCGGGGTACTGGGAAAACAGATTCAGGCAGTTGTCGCCGATAACAAAAGCGAGCCTTCAGAGGCGGCGAATGCCATGACGAAACTGGCGACACAGGACGGAGTGGCGGCGGTAACGGGTATTTTTGCCAGTTCCAATGCGATTGCCGCCTCCAGCGTTGCCGAAGCGAATAGAATTCCATTTCTGGCGGTCGGCGCTACCAATCCTAAGGTAACTGTGGACGAGAAAAGCGGCAAGGTGAAAAACTATACCTTCCGTGTTTGTTTTATTGATCCGTTTCAGGGGACGGTGGGCGCCAATTTTGTCCTGAATACCCTCCAGGCCAAAAAAGCCGCGCTGCTGGTTGACAACAGCAGCGACTACAGCAAGGGTCTGGCCGCCTTCTTTAAAGACGCCTTTACCAAAGGCGGCGGCAGTATTCTGGCGGAAGAGGCCTATCTGCAAAAAGACCAGGATTTTAAAACCATTCTGACTAAGGTAAAGGCGCTTAATGCCGAAGTTTTATACGTTCCCGGCTATTATGAGGAAGTGGGTAAAATTGTCAAGCAGGCCCGGGAGATGGGGATTACCGTGCCCATTGTCGGCGGGGACGGCTGGGATTCGCCCAAACTGGTGGAAATGGGCACCGCCGCTGCGCTGAACAAGACCTATTTTACCAATCATTACTCTGTCGATGACAGCAGCCCGGTTTCCAAGGCATTCGTGGAGGCGTATAAAAAAGAGTACGGGCAAGTTCCGGATGCGCTGGCAGTGCTTGGCTATGATGCCGCCAATCTTCTGATCGACGCCATCAAACGCGCCAACAGTAGCGAGAAGGAGAAAATCCAGGCAGCCCTGGCCGCCACGAAAGATTATCCGGCGATTACCGGTTCCACTACGCTGAATGCAACTCATGATGCGGAAAAAAGCGCCGTTATCATTGAAATGAAGGACGGCAAACAGGTTTTCAAAGCGACTGTCAAACCCTGA
- a CDS encoding universal stress protein: MDTTCCRNARVLQQRLTDSLESGIIVIGRDVFMVAFQRILLPVDGSANSQRALAYAVYLAELCQAAVGILHVVNLSQAISAIGQVDTGGYIPGQVLEDLKEGGRQILDKAVQQLPATVAAQGFLEIGTPPEVIVTFANKHGYDLIVMGSRGRSAIKGLLLGSVSSYVLHHAACPVMVTK, from the coding sequence ATGGATACGACGTGTTGCCGCAATGCACGGGTTTTGCAGCAGCGATTGACGGATTCGCTGGAAAGCGGGATAATTGTTATAGGGAGGGATGTGTTTATGGTAGCGTTTCAACGTATTTTACTTCCGGTCGACGGTTCGGCCAATTCACAGCGGGCCTTGGCTTACGCCGTTTATCTGGCTGAACTTTGCCAGGCTGCTGTCGGCATTTTGCATGTGGTCAATCTTTCCCAGGCTATATCCGCTATTGGACAAGTCGATACCGGCGGCTATATTCCCGGCCAGGTTTTGGAGGATCTTAAGGAAGGCGGCCGGCAAATTCTTGACAAAGCCGTGCAGCAACTGCCGGCAACGGTAGCGGCACAGGGCTTCCTGGAAATCGGCACTCCCCCGGAAGTCATTGTGACTTTTGCCAATAAACATGGCTATGACCTGATCGTGATGGGCAGCCGGGGCCGGAGCGCGATCAAAGGGCTTCTCCTGGGCAGTGTCAGCAGTTATGTTTTACATCATGCGGCCTGTCCGGTCATGGTGACCAAATAG